The following nucleotide sequence is from bacterium HR11.
GTTCGTCGAGGAGCTCCTGCGGGAGAACGAACGCCTCCGGTATCAGGTCGCCGTCCTGCAGAGCCAACAGCCGGCGGGGCCGACCCTCGAAAGACTCCGCAAGGAGGTCGAATACTTACGCCAACGTATCGTCGAGCTGGAGCGGGAGAAGCAGTTCCTGGAGGCCAAGTACCGGGAAATCGAGGCCGAAAACAAGGACTTCGCCCAGCGGTATGCCGAAATCGAAGAGCAGAACAACAACCTGGCCAATCTTTACGTGGCCAGCTATCAACTTCATTCGACCCTGGACTTTCAGGAAGTCCTCCGGATCGTCAAGGAAATCATCATCAATCTTATCGGGGCGGAGGTATTCGGCATCTTCCTCCTGGACGAGCGGGACAACCACTTGCACTTGGTCGCTCATGAGGGGATGGACGACGCCCTGGGCATGAAGGTCCAGGTCGGGGAGGGCATCTTAGGGCGGGTCGCTAAGACCGGCGAGCCTTTTTATATCAACCAAGTCGTTCGGCCCGGGCCGGTCATCGACTTTCATCACCCCCTCGTGTGTATTCCGCTAAAGATTAAGGAACGGGTCATCGGCGTCATCGCCATCTACATGTTGTTCGTGCAGAAGGACAGCTTTTCGGCCTTGGACCACGAGTTGTTCTCCCTGCTGGCCGGTCATGCGGCGACGGCCATCTTCAGCGCCCGTCTGTATACGCAGTCCGAGCGCAAGCTGATGACCCTTCAGAGCTTCCTGGAACTCTTGACGACACCGCCCTCCTCGTAGGGCGGGAACTTCCGCGGAGCCTCGCGTCCATGAGTAGCCGGACCGTTATGATCGTCGAAGACTCGCCGACGATGCGACAGCTTCTGATCTTTGCCTTGAAACGTCTGAAAAATCTACGGGTCGTCGAGGCCGGCGACGGGGTCGAGGCCCTCAAAAAGCTCAATCAGGAGAAGATGGACCTGTTCATCATCGACATCAATATGCCGGTCATGGACGGGCTCAAGCTGATCAGCATCCTGCGTCAGAACCCCGAATACAAGGACGTGCCGATCGTCATCGTGACGACCGAGGGGGCCGAGGAGGACCGCAAGCGGGCGCTGGCCCTGGGGGCGAACGTCTACATCACGAAGCCTGTGCACTCGGCGACGCTACTGAAGACCGTGTCCGAGCTTCTCCATGTATCGGAGGTCGGTGAGTAAAACGCTGGGGCGGCTCTGTTGGGTCGGCTGGATGGCCCTCAGCGGGGCTTGTGGATATGCCCTCCAGGGTCAGGGCGCCGGGATCCTGACGCCGGACGTGCGGGTCATCGCCATTCCGCCTGTCGAGGGTGTCTTGCCTCGGGCGGAAATCCAGCAGAAGCTGACCCAGCACATCGTTCAGGCTTTTGTCGCCCGGACCCACCGCCGGATCCAAGCCGACCCCGAGGGCGCCGATGCGGTCCTGAAGCTGGAAGTTCAGACTTTCCAGGTCACCCCCGTAGGATGGACCGTCCAGGGACAGGCCGAGACTTTTCAGGTGCTGATCAGTCTACGAGTGCGGTTTTACCGAGTGCCCGGGGAATCCGTCCTGTTCGAGAATCCGAACTGGGTCTTCCGGAATCAATTTTCCGTCGCCGGGGCTTCGGGGCGGCCTTACACGGACCCGGAAGTCCAAGCCATCGACGAGCTGGGCCAGACCCTGGCGCAGACCCTGGTGAGTGCCGTCCTGGAGGCCTTTTGAATGGCGCAGGGCGAGTCGCCCCTCCCTATGACAAGCCTTGACTCTATGGGAAACAGGACCGTGCAAAGGGATGACGGGTCACTGAGGGGCCCCTGTTGATCTTATCGGTCCCCGGCACTACATTGGGGGCCGCAGGGGCGCAAGGGCTTTGATGGGTCATCGATGAGCCTGCAGGGTTCTTTAAAGGACATTCAACTGCCAGACATCGTTCAATTAGTCAGCACGGCCGGGAAGACGGGGATGTTCCTGCTTCGTCGAGGCACGACCGAGGGACGCATCTATTTACAGGAAGGCCAGATCGTGCACGCCGAGGTCGGGGACCTGCAGGGCGAAGACGCCGTTTACGAGATGGCCATCTGGAACGAGGGCGAGTTCCTGTTTCAGCCGGAGGTCCGGCCGCCCCGCGTGACGGTCCAACGGAGTAACACGACCCTCTTCATGGAGGCCGCTCGTCGGATCGACGAATGGCGCATCCTCTCTCGGAAGATCCCCTCGATGGACATGATCCCTGAAATCGTACCTTCGTTGCCGCAGGGCCGGAGCCACGTCCAGTTGAATACAGGCGAATGGATGGTCCTGGCCCGTATCGACGGCCAAAAAACGATCCGGGAGTTGGCCCAGGTTTGCGGCTTAAGCCTCTTCGATACTTCGAAAATCCTGTATGGTCTTATCACGCACAACCTGGTATCTCTAAAAGAACCGGCGTCGGGGCCGCCCCCGTCGCCTCCACCCGCCGTGGAGGATACGGGCGCCATCCGTTCGGAGGTCTCTTCCGACATGCAAGCCTCGGGCGTGACCCCGGCCACTCGTCACGAGCGGCTCTTGACCTACCTCGACCGGGTGCGCCACGTCAGCCTGGAAGTCCTGGGGCCCGACTGTGCCCCTATCGTGGAGACCTACTACCTGAAGGCCCGGGCGGCCGTCCAGGACGGCCAGGGCCTGCAGGCCGTCCAAGAAGCCATCGTCCAGATGGTCCGGGAAGTCGTCAAACTCAAAGGGCGGGATGTCGTCCGGACTCTACTGGACCAGATCAAACGCATCAAAGTGTAGAGGAGATGCCCGCCCGGCGGGCCGCCTCGGGCCGGGCCGGCTCAAAATGCCGGAACCGCCAAAGGGCCCGGACGACCCGGAAAAAGTCCCGCACGTGAATTTTCTTCCCCTGGGCATAAACTCGGGGCCGATAGCTCACGGGCACCTCCCGAATCGACCACCCGCCCCGGAGGATCTTGGCCGTCAGCTCGGGCTCGATCTCAAAGCGGTCGCTGACCAACTGAAGGCTCTGGGCCACCTCCCGGGTGAAGACCTTGTAACATGTCATCATGTCCGTCAGGCGGGCATGATACAATCGATTCGTCAACCACGTCAGGATACGATTGGCCAGATACGTCGCCCACCAGACCCGCTCGGGGCGCCGCAGAAAGCGGGACCCGAACACGACCTGGGTTTCCCCGCGGCGGATAGGTTCCAGCAGGACGGGATACTCGGCGGGGTCGAGTTCCAGGTCGGCGTCCTGAATCAGGATGACGTCGCCCGTGACATGCCGGAGGCCTGTCCGGATGGCGGCTCCCTTCCCCCGATTGCGGTCGTGGAAGACGACCCGGGTGTCCGGAGCCTGATAGCGCTGGAGCCATTCCCGGGTCCCGTCCTGAGAGCCGTCATCGACGATGACGATCTCCTTCTCGACCGGGACCTCCCGGACGCGTCGGAGGACCTCGGCGATCGTGTCGATTTCGTTGTAAACCGGGATGATGACCGAGAGCTTCATCAGGACGCCCCCGGACCGCAGGCCGATAGGCAGATGGGCAGGTAGCGCAGGTCCCGGGCCGACTCGGATGCATAGCGGATGGGCCCCACGATCCACCCGCCGAGCCGATGCCCATCACTGGACTTGCAAAGAGGACGCGACGACCCGGAGGCGGTCGGGCAGGACCTGCAGGACGAAGAGTTCGTGGTCGGCCGACTGAGCCCCCTGGAATCGGACGCGGCCGGTCACGCCTTCGAAAGACATCCGACGCAAGACCTCGGCCACGGCGGCCGGAGACGGCGACTCGGCCCGGGCGACGGCTTCCAGCAGGAGGGTCATGCTGTCGTAAGCAGCGCCCTCAAAGGCGCTGACCTCTTCCGGTTTCTTGCGCAGACGCCGGGCAAAATCCCGCCACGCCGGCGCCGTGGGGTCGTAATACGTCACGTAATAAGCCGTCAGGCCGTACTGCCGGAACAGGGCCCAGACCTCGGGGATCGACCAGGAATCTGGCCCCAGAAAGACGGGACGAGACGGTGCCTTCTGGGCCCAGACGGTCACGATCGGGACGGTCATGTTCTGGTTATCGGGCAGGAACACGGCGGGGGCCGCCCCCGCCCGGGTCAGGACCATCCCCGGCGGCGTCTCCGCATCGTAGGTGACCTCCCGGACGACCTTGCCCCCGACCGATTCGTAGTGCTTCCGGAAGGCCCGGGCCAGATCCGTGCTGAAGGCGTTGCTCACGTTCGTCAGGAGGGCCACTCCCCGGAGCTTCAAGTCCTGAACGGCGACGCGCGCCAGAAAGGCGGCCATCGTCTCGTTGGACGGCAGGAACCGGAAGACCCGAGGCCCCATCTGTTCGAGCTGGGTGTGGGTCGCCGACGGAGTCAGGCACAGCAGGTTCAGACGGACGCACACCTGGGCCATCGCCAGGGCTTGATTGGAACCCGAACCGCCCAGGACGATGGAGACGCCCGCCTGGGCCAGCCGCTGGGTCTCGCCGGAGGCCTGACGGGCCGTGCCCTGGTCATCCCCAAACTCCAGGCGGATCGGGGGCAGGCGGGCCATCCGCCCCGCCGCATCCCGCACGGCCTGCTCGACGGCCCCCTTCATCGCCTGACCGACGCTTTGGTTGCGGCCACTCAGCGACAGCAGGACCCCGATACGTAGCTCGCCCGCCGGCCGGTCGGCCGACAGGGGCGGCCCCCCCGGTCCTCCCATCAGGGTCAGGACCCAAAACCCCACGAGGATCCGGAACTCACGCATACACCGTCTTATTTCCGGTACCGGGTCGTCGGAAAGGCCGAACGCCCGGCACCCGACGCGCTGAATGTCCCAAAATCTATGACCCCTGAATCTTCTTCAGGGCCCGGAGGACGTCCTCGTAGTCCGGCTCCTGAGCAATCTCAGGGACCCGTTGGACGTATCGGATGACGTCCTTCTGGTCCAGGATAAAGACGACCCGGGCCAGCAGGCCCAGCTCCTTGATCCGCACGCCGTAGTTCAGACCAAACGAATGGTCCAGATAGTCCGACAGCGTGATCACACGGTCCACACCGTGGGCGCCGCACCAGCGCTTCTGGGCAAAGGGCAGGTCCATGCTGACGGTCAAGATGACGACGTCGTCCCCCATCTGCGCCGCCAGTTGATTGAACCTCTGAGTTTCCCGACTGCACACGTCCGTATCCAGGGACGGGACACTACTGATGATTTTGACCTTCCCTGCAAAATCCTTCAGAGTCACCGGCTGAAGGTCCGTGTTTATGAGTCGGAAGTCCGGGGCCTTGTCCCCGACCTGGAGTTCCGGTCCGACCAGCGTAAGGGGCTTGCCCCGCAGGGTCACGGCACTCGGTCGTTCCTGCATCGTTCGACCTCCTGGGAGTGCGATCGATCCGGGGGCGGTCCCGAGGACCCAGAGGGTCATCCCTATCCAAGCGACGATCCGCATCGGAACCCTCCGAATCACGCGTATGTCCGGAGGAGACGGTCCGCGGCTTTCGGCGCCTGACGACAGGAGGGGCCTACTTTATAACAAGGTCCTCCGCCTGTCAAAACGCATGGGCGGGAGGGGCCGGCGTTCGGTATCGCTCCATCCAGAACTCAGTACGGTGAGGAGTCAGGGGTCATTACCTCGTCACGTCGCCCCATCGCAACGGCGACCCCGCTCGGGCGAACGGGGCTTAGATGAAAATGGCCCACCTCCCGAATGCCCGGACTCCCGGACCCTGGGCTCCATCCCCGTCCTGCGTCTTGCATCCTGCGTCCCGCTCTTGTATCTTGCATCTCGCATCCCGCCTCTTGCAGGCCTTTTCCGCCTTCGCCATGAGTCAGCGGGGATTCGAGTGGATCGAACACGAAGGGGAGATGGGCATCCAGGCGTGGGGCGCCACCCTGGAGGACCTCTTCCAGGCGGCCGCCGACGGCCTCTACGACTTACTCCGCCACCACTTTACCGTCGTCCAGCCGACCCGGCGGGAGATCACCCTGGAGGCGCCGGACGTCGAAGTCCTGCTGAAGGACTTCCTGAGCGAGCTTCTTTACTACCAGAGTGCGTATCACGAGGTCTATCCCCAGCGGGTCTTCCACGAACTCTCGCCCCGACGCCTCCACGCAGTCTTGCAGGGAGGCCGGTTCGACATCGCTCGCGAGCCCCTCGAGCGG
It contains:
- the nifA gene encoding Nif-specific regulatory protein, with translation MGEDPKKSTPETKGPSERNLEDTLFRRSQEFSQIFNQTKAFVEELLRENERLRYQVAVLQSQQPAGPTLERLRKEVEYLRQRIVELEREKQFLEAKYREIEAENKDFAQRYAEIEEQNNNLANLYVASYQLHSTLDFQEVLRIVKEIIINLIGAEVFGIFLLDERDNHLHLVAHEGMDDALGMKVQVGEGILGRVAKTGEPFYINQVVRPGPVIDFHHPLVCIPLKIKERVIGVIAIYMLFVQKDSFSALDHELFSLLAGHAATAIFSARLYTQSERKLMTLQSFLELLTTPPSS
- the cheY_3 gene encoding Chemotaxis protein CheY — translated: MSSRTVMIVEDSPTMRQLLIFALKRLKNLRVVEAGDGVEALKKLNQEKMDLFIIDINMPVMDGLKLISILRQNPEYKDVPIVIVTTEGAEEDRKRALALGANVYITKPVHSATLLKTVSELLHVSEVGE
- the arnC_3 gene encoding Undecaprenyl-phosphate 4-deoxy-4-formamido-L-arabinose transferase, with product MKLSVIIPVYNEIDTIAEVLRRVREVPVEKEIVIVDDGSQDGTREWLQRYQAPDTRVVFHDRNRGKGAAIRTGLRHVTGDVILIQDADLELDPAEYPVLLEPIRRGETQVVFGSRFLRRPERVWWATYLANRILTWLTNRLYHARLTDMMTCYKVFTREVAQSLQLVSDRFEIEPELTAKILRGGWSIREVPVSYRPRVYAQGKKIHVRDFFRVVRALWRFRHFEPARPEAARRAGISSTL
- a CDS encoding Leu/Ile/Val-binding protein, which codes for MREFRILVGFWVLTLMGGPGGPPLSADRPAGELRIGVLLSLSGRNQSVGQAMKGAVEQAVRDAAGRMARLPPIRLEFGDDQGTARQASGETQRLAQAGVSIVLGGSGSNQALAMAQVCVRLNLLCLTPSATHTQLEQMGPRVFRFLPSNETMAAFLARVAVQDLKLRGVALLTNVSNAFSTDLARAFRKHYESVGGKVVREVTYDAETPPGMVLTRAGAAPAVFLPDNQNMTVPIVTVWAQKAPSRPVFLGPDSWSIPEVWALFRQYGLTAYYVTYYDPTAPAWRDFARRLRKKPEEVSAFEGAAYDSMTLLLEAVARAESPSPAAVAEVLRRMSFEGVTGRVRFQGAQSADHELFVLQVLPDRLRVVASSLQVQ
- the tpx gene encoding putative thiol peroxidase, coding for MQERPSAVTLRGKPLTLVGPELQVGDKAPDFRLINTDLQPVTLKDFAGKVKIISSVPSLDTDVCSRETQRFNQLAAQMGDDVVILTVSMDLPFAQKRWCGAHGVDRVITLSDYLDHSFGLNYGVRIKELGLLARVVFILDQKDVIRYVQRVPEIAQEPDYEDVLRALKKIQGS
- a CDS encoding Protein archease; its protein translation is MSQRGFEWIEHEGEMGIQAWGATLEDLFQAAADGLYDLLRHHFTVVQPTRREITLEAPDVEVLLKDFLSELLYYQSAYHEVYPQRVFHELSPRRLHAVLQGGRFDIAREPLEREVKAITYYRLRVWQDADGRWWATYVVDV